In Lycium ferocissimum isolate CSIRO_LF1 chromosome 7, AGI_CSIRO_Lferr_CH_V1, whole genome shotgun sequence, the sequence AGCTGCAAAGTGTAGCTCGTCACAATCACAATCTCATGCCGAATGGTATAGAGAACATAATTGTTGGTGACTTTGTGAAAACTCAGCCTCCAACTACCTACACAGGCTTTCTGGAATCCAATAGGTTTCCAAAGGTCTTGCAAGGTCAAGAAATTTGCTCGTTAAGATCCCTTACTGGAAAAAGTGATGTTAACTTTGGTGCTTGGGGAAAATCTGAATTTGGTTGCAATGTTTTTGGTGCGTATCAGAGGCCGAAAGCCAATTTCTATCCTCTCGCTTCTGAAGGGGCAAGGAATATGTTTTTACCTTACAATGCTATGTATAGAGCCGGACAAGATCCTGTGGTGCACTCGTACATCACTAATTTCCAAAGAGAAAATCCTACCTTGAATCAGAATTCAATCCAAAATGTGGTTAGGAGGGAAGTAGGCGGGATGCCGAAGTTTGGAAATGAGCAGAGGCCACTCGAGATGTCTAAAGTGTCTATTCCCGAGCCCCATTTCAAGAATGAGAACGGTGACTCCTTAAATGCACAGGCTTCATGTAAACTGTTTGGCTTTTCCTTGACAAAAGAACCATCTACTCCTAGCTCACAGAGTTCTGGTAAGAGGAGCTGTACAAAGGTAAGCTTCGATAAGTGCATGTAGCCGATTGGAACTTTTTTCCACTTTAGACTCTATTgctaataattaataaaatggtGTAGGTTCACAAACAAGGCAGTTTGGTTGGACGCGCCATCGATCTCTCAAGATTAAATGGCTATGACGACTTGTTGGTTGAGTTGGAAAGGCTTTTCAACATGGAAGACCTCTTAAGAGATCCCAACAAGGGGTGGCGAATCTTGTATACCGACAGTGAGAATGACATGATGGTTGTCGGAGACGATCCGTGGCAGTAAGTCCCTTTCCATGCATTTGAGTTCTCGTCGCTGTCTCAATTGTTTGAtgctattttcaaaaaatattagtTTTGATTGATAAATGCATATGAATCGTGAGAACCACACAAGTTTTGCTTTGAACCACACAAGTTTTGCTTCTGATTAACTTCTCGAGATATGGATATTCCGCTAACCTCCAACAGAATCCGAGTTTCCTTTTACTTTTCTTCGATACTGATTGTCTCCTTCACACCCTCCTATAcaccccaccaccacccccCATAGTGTTTGACTAGATTATGTTCAAAAGcttttgggataatattttctactttccaaacacaagaaaataagtggaaaaaaaaaaaaaacacttatcttcccggaaaacattttccttcataccaaacacaccctaaattaGAACTTGTTATTTTGCAACTTCTGCCAAGCAGAGGGGGAAAAAGTAAAGTTTCCCTTGATAGGCCAATTCGCGTATTAGTGACTTGGGTACCTTCTAAATGATTTTTTGCAGTGAGTTCTGTGAGGTAGTATCTAAGATCCACATATACACTCAAGaagaagtggagaaaatgaCTATTGAAGGGATCAGTGATGACACTCAAAGTTGTTTGGAGGAGGCACCAGCAGTTATGGATGTCTCAAAGTCTTCATCAGTTGGCCAGCCTGATTCTTCTCCAACTGTAATCAGGATTTGAATAAAAGCTGATTATCTATGAATGGTCATGCTTTGTTATGTTAAGTGATATATGTGATAATACTACTCTACCTACTAGATGTTGTTTATGTTAAATAAATTGTTGTCCCTCTAGTCAACATGTAAGTTATTTTGGAACCTGGAAGTATGTTTTCAACTACAATGGGAGCTTGTAAGGGATAAAAGTATGTGGTGACTCATAAGCCATTATAACTCTAAATTCTGGTTATGCTTCACTATGTATAATATTGAACACTGTATGAATACCCCTACTCtgcctccccccccccccccccaaaactcAAGTTATGTCTTCAGCGTTAATTTCAGTAAGTTGTTGGGGAATGTCGGAATTTGAGCAGGGAGGCCATGGCTCTCGATATACACTGGTCGAaaactctttttgttttttcttttttatcaagCCTTTTTCTATAAAATGTATGGCAATTCTGCCAAAGCGGAGACTTTGACCGAATGAATAGGGGTCAAGTGATAGACATTTCTTGAGGAAGAGAATCCAGGATGAACGGTTTTTTCATTCGCTATGAGATATCAATGAATTGAGAAGGAATGTGGGTTATTTTTGTTGGAGtttggagcattttaatattgaagtaatatttttcatgacttctcATTTGTTAAAAGATAAGAGGTGATATGATGGTGTTAGTACATCCTATAATTTCAACTTGTCCAATATTTGTTAGAATCATGAGACATAtccgggcaatttgcaggattgcccttcgctggggtggtctttaatttttatccctcaaaatggtggtctttaaattttgcccttcaagcAGAAATTCtactttgagaatttttttttttttttttttactgagctggggttcgaagtTCGAACTCACAACCTCGGGGtgttaggcgaagggcaaaacttaaaaaccaccaatttgaaggacaaaaattaaagaccaccccaaatgaagggcagtCCGCGCAAAAAGAAGAATATACCTAAGAGGACAAATAAAGAATGTCAATTTTGGCATCCAGTCTGAATTTTCTTAAGGATAGTGAGCTATTCGAGTCTTTATTTGATGATTCTTTCTAAAGTATCATTGTTGTGATGTAAATAAGTACATTGCAAATATCACCAACAGTGACactaaaaagataaaagaagaaaaacattaTCTTTCTAGTTTAAAACTTCATAcaatcagtttttttttaaaaccagcATACTTAATGAAAATGGTGTTTTTCTAATTACTTTTTGAGGGGAAAAGCGTTGGTTGTTACTTGTTAGTGCCATCTAATGCCTACCTAGATTGGACTGGTAGTGGCAATAGGTACTATATAAAACACCACAAATATGTAGCCTttttatttgaatattttaatgaaGTGCATCAGCAATAACAACCCCATGGATTTTTTATTGGCATTCCAGCTATAAAAGCACTAAAAACTAATTTTCATAGGTTATCCCCATCACAATTCTCTGCTGCCAAACAACATAATTAGGCCATTATCATAATAAGTTCGGTATCGATGATAAAACAACGTAATTGCACCTTATCTTAATCCAAATAAGTTGGGACCGACTCTATGAATCTCattgaaaaacaaagaaagaaaaaactaaacaaaattctttattttccaAACAAGAAAAATAGTACTTTGCTACAAATTGTTATTTGATTGTTTAGTACTTTGAGCCGAGGATATATCGGAAACAACAtctctaccttcacaaggtaAGGGTAAagtctgtgtacactctaccctccccagaccccagtTGGTAGAATCatactaggtatgttgttgtagtactTTGCACCATTTCTAGAATTTCTAGAGCTCGTCACAAAAATTAAATGCAGAGCTAGTCAAGGAATCCTAGATTGTTTTCAAGCTACTGAAAATTAAATCCTTGAAAAATAGAATTCAGAGCTTGTCAAGGATTCAATTTTCAGTAGAAAACAATCTATGATAGTTATAACTAAGTGCATGCACCGTTTTAGAGcaagtttttccaaaatgccaTCCACATTTCTCAGACTGCAAGTGGGAGTACACTTGAAATAATGGCTTTCTTCCCCAATGGACAAATTAATACATTGTTCATACACAAAACTAAAGGgaataacttatttttttcttttgttccaaatgaaaagaaaagtggGGAAGGGGGAGGCTCAATTTGTGCTATTTTCTCTACGAGCTCGAGAAAGCATCTACACCTCGATGTCATTGTTCTTTAAAGAGTTCACGGCCTATTATCATTCTTCTGATCTCGCTTGTGCCTGCTCCAATCTCATACAGTTTGGCATCTCGAAGAAGACGTCCAGTAGGGTACTCATTCACGTACCCATTTCCTCCAAGGCACTGAATAGCCTGCATCACGCGCAACAATCTCATAAGCATATCACCTTTCCTACTTCTCATAAGCATATCACCTTTCCTACTTCTCATAAGCATATCACCTTTCCTACTAAATTTTTGATAACCGAGACATTCCCTCCGAAACTCGGTGGATATTGGCTCTGTTACTCTACCCTGTCATCATTCCTACTAAATGCTAGAAGCTTTTGTGCCTTTAAATCCACTAAAACATATTGACATTACCAGAATAAGACAACAAAGATATTTGTGAAGAATCCGCTGGCTGCTAGCGGATTTTTCAAGAAGTGACTGTCCTTTTCAGTATATTATTGAACCAATAAGAAATAACAGAAGTTACAAACTAAGGGTGACACATATGAACTGACTGCCTATGGGTAGGGACGAAGCTATAAGCTTGTCTACGGGTTTGCCAGAACCAAGTAGCTTCGGCCAGACTCtgtatttgtatttaaaaatacacttaatatgtataaataatttatccagAACCTAGTAAGCTATCGTTTCTAGAATTCAGAGCCCATAAACTTAAAATCCTAACTCCGCCTCTGCCTATGGGTGAAGATTTAATTAGCAGAAAGGAACAGAAAGGAATAAAGTTTCTCACCTGAAGAGCAACTTGGGTTGCTCTTTCAGCAGCGGAGAGTATAACACCAGCACAATCCTAAACAAACATAATTGAACGCATGTTAAGTTCAAAGGGAAAGGATGTTTTAgcttttttaaagttaaaaaacTACATCAAGAAGAAAACAAACGCAAATTTCTAGTGCAAGGACCTTCGTAATGATCGTCCCGCTGTCACATTCCCTTGCAACTGAATAGAGATAAGATCTGTTGTGAaccatgaaaaagaaaaagcacatgatattattgatcagATCAgccaacaaaataaaataatatgtaTGACAAGAACGAACAACAGACCTTGAGGATTGCAAAGACGTGTACATGTCAGCAACTTTTCCCTATGTTTTCAGGTCAATAGGCAAGataattttagaattttgacaAACAAGGAACAGCAATAATTGTCCAGAAGGCAGTTAAGCACCTGTACAAATTGAAATTCTCCAATCGGCCGCCCAAATTGTTCTCGTTGTCTAATATAGGGAAGAACAACATCGAGACAAGCTTGCATAATTCCAACAGGACCAGATGCCAAAACGAGTCTTTCCAAATCAAGCCCGGACATCAGAACATAAACTCCTGAAGCAGTAAAAAAAGCTTTTTTGTGAGAGAGATGcaatcaaacctctctataacagcgtTGTTTGACTTGATATTTTTTGGCTACTATAGGGAAATCTTGTTAgataaaacatataatataacataacatgaaaaataggTTCCAAGAAAAACTTGGCCATTATAGTAATTGTTATAGAGGATGGCTATTATAGAGAAGTTTGACTGTAGTAAGAGAAGTTTGACTGTAGTACCAGTGTTGTCTCACTTAGCTTATACCAAAATTTCACTCCTCATATACCTCAAGTGTGACATTATGATGATTGAAGCATTACAAAAGGGACTAGGAACCAAAAATAACTTCAACGGAAGTCGTTGCAAAAGCCTACAATCTCTCACAATCTATGCAGACTTAACGAAGAAAACAAATACTCCCATTCTAATCTACGGAAAAGGCTAAactatgccatcgaactatcggaaatggctcatttatgccacttgtcaatagtttggctcatttatgccattgaactattagaaatgactcatttatgccactcatcaatagtttggctcatttatgtcatcgcccgttaccaaaatgactcatccatgccatttttcattaacgccgattttacaataccagatatgacatgtggcctccaactagattatggttgtgggtgggtaggGTGTATGGGtcgaattttttattaatttggtatttaaaattgggctggtttaattaaacgacgtagacctctaattcgaggccacgtgtcatatctggtattataaaaccggcgttaatgaaaaattgcatgaatgagtcattttggtaacgggtgatggcataaatgatccaaactattgatgagtggcataaatgaaccatttccgatagtttgatggcataaatgagccaaattattgatgagtggcataaatgagccatttccgatagttcgatggcatatttgagccttttccgtttaatCTATATGATGGTGTTTGACTAGGTAAAGAGTTTAAGGTGTTCATTttgacttatgtatatattaatAGTGGATGATATTAGTAAAGTATTAGTAGAAAAGTTAGTTTGATAAAAGAAAATATCACATCAAAGTTTAAATTTGAATAATTGGATTCTGGGAAATTGGGAATATTGATAGAAATGAAATGGTTTTGAACATTTTGAAACATTCCAAAATAGAAAGGGTGTCCcgtaaattgaaataaaaagagTAGATGCAAAAGAATCCGCATACACATTACCAGCTAGTTTGGGTTAAAGCTTACTAATGTTGGTTATACTTATACTAGGTCTGGTGTAACACTGAGTTTGGTTATACCTCTACATAAAAATTTAGACAAATATTGTGCAACTCTAAGGTTAAACCTTCTTTAGCATAAGCCATATTAAAAACAAGAATTAGACAAATCCTGCTTTCGCTTTGCTTGAAAACTTCAGTAGCTCATCAGATCACCCCTTTCAAGTGTTTACCCTGCTTTTCTCGGATTCTCAAATACTTGCTCAGTTAGGTAAGGTCTCTCAGTATTTTGCTTTCAATACCGAAAATGGAAGTAAGGTGTTACATTAGTGAAGGACCAAAATAAGGCAAGATATTTAGGACAAAACAGAATTCCTACCTTTTCCTATTTGACCCAGAACATTTTCTTCAGGAACAAAACAGTTCTCGAACACAAGCTCACATCTACGGTTAAGAGAAAATTTATTAGGCTACCTTCAGCATAGTAATGCAAAATGTAAATCCAAACAGAGAAACACTTGGGCAAGATGTACATACGTATCACTTCCTCGCATCCCAAGTTTGTCTAATTTCTGGGCGGTAGAGAATCTGCATATTCAGTTAATAAGAAGAATAAGCATGTTTCGAGCTCATTGGGATATCTAGTGTTTTTATTATAATTACATCATACTTTACTATTTGCAAGAAAAAATAGTAAAGAGTAAgtattttctctcatttttcatttcttccAAGTAATATCAGTACAGGGTGCGTACCCTTTCATTCCCTTCTCGATAAGGAATGCTGTGATTCCTTTTGAACCAGCTGAGACATCTGTCTTTGCATAAATAACCTGATCCAGAAATAGATTTTCATAAACGAACCTTAAAATTGAATTCCCATTCAGAATAAGACCAGAAATAAAAATTCCAACTAAACAAAGATAACAATTGGCCAAAAGGATGTGTGAAAATGGCA encodes:
- the LOC132065340 gene encoding isovaleryl-CoA dehydrogenase, mitochondrial, producing the protein MHKLFAVRSLKSALFRINNQQPQFAKFTTSLLFDDTQKQFKESVAQFAQENIAPHAEKIDKTNYFPQDVNLWKLMGDFNLHGITVPEEYGGLGLGYLYHCIAMEEISRASGSVGLSYGAHTNLCINQLVRNGTHEQKQKYLPKLISGEHVGALAMSEPNAGSDVVGMKCKAERVEGGYVLNGNKMWCTNGPTAQTLVIYAKTDVSAGSKGITAFLIEKGMKGFSTAQKLDKLGMRGSDTCELVFENCFVPEENVLGQIGKGVYVLMSGLDLERLVLASGPVGIMQACLDVVLPYIRQREQFGRPIGEFQFVQGKVADMYTSLQSSRSYLYSVARECDSGTIITKDCAGVILSAAERATQVALQAIQCLGGNGYVNEYPTGRLLRDAKLYEIGAGTSEIRRMIIGRELFKEQ